The sequence CCTGGTCACGGGCGTCTTCATCTGGACCTTCACCAGCTCCTCGATCACCGCGGGCACCCGTGCCATCAGCGGCAACCTCGGGCTGGTCCGGGCGCTGCACTTCCCGCGCGCCTCGCTGCCCATCGCGCTCGCCCTGCAACAGCTCCAGCAACTGCTCTTCTCGCTGGGCGCGCTGACCCTGATCCTGCTGGCCTTCGGCCAGTACCCGCGCCCGTCCTGGCTGCTCGCGGTGCCCGCCCTGGCCCTCCAGGCCGTCTTCAACACGGGCGTCTCGATGGTCGTGGCCCGCCTGGCCGCGCGCACGCCGGACATCGCCCAGCTCACCCCGTTCATCCTGCGCACCTGGATGTACGCGTCGGGCGTGATGTGGAGCATGGACACGATGCTGCGGGGCAACAGCGTCCCGCACGTGGTGAAGCTCGCCCTGGAACTCAACCCGGCGGCCGTCTTCATCGACCTCATGCGGTTCGCGCTCATCGACAGCTTCGGCGCGGGCCAACTGCCCCCGCACGTATGGGCCGTCGCGGCGGGCTGGGCACTGATCTGCGGAGTGGGCGGCTTCATCTACTTCTGGAAGGCCGAGGAGAGTTACGGACGTGGCTGAGCACACGGATTCCGCGGTGCCGACGGTCGTCGTCGACGACGTCCACATCACGTACAAGGTCAACGGCGCCCGCGCCGGCAGGGGCAGCGCCACCTCCGCCCTGAGCCGCATCGCCTCGCGCCGCAAGAGCCCGGGGGTGCGCGAGGTGCATGCCGTGAAGGGCGTCAGCTTCGCCGCGTACAAGGGCGAGGCGATCGGGCTGATCGGCTCCAACGGCTCGGGGAAGTCCACCCTGCTGAAGGCCATCGCCGGACTGCTGCCCGCCACGAAGGGCCGCGTCCACACGCACGGACAGCCCTCGCTGCTCGGGGTGAACGCGGCACTGATGAACGACCTGACCGGTGAACGCAACGTCGTGCTCGGCGGCCTCGCGATGGGCATGACCCGCGCGGAGATCCGCGAGCGCTACGAGGAGATCGTCGACTTCTCCGGTATCAACGAGAAGGGCGACTTCATCACGCTGCCGATGCGCACGTACTCCTCCGGCATGGGCGCCCGCCTGCGCTTCTCGATCGCCGCCGCGAAGAACCACGACGTCCTGCTGATCGACGAGGCCCTGTCGACGGGCGACGCGAAGTTCCAGCGCCGCAGCAAGGACCGGATCATCGAACTCCGCCGTCTGGCCGGCACGGTGTTCCTGGTCAGCCACAACAACAAGTCGATCACCGAAACCTGCGACCGGGCCCTCTGGCTGGAGGCCGGCACGCTACGCATGGACGGCCCGGCGAAGGAAGTGGTGGCAGCCTACGAAAAGTCCACCCGCCCCGACCGACGAACCAAGTGAGCCCACCCGGCCCACCCACCTGAGACCAACCCAACCCGCCCGACACGTGAGGACGTCCTTCAAGCCGGTCCAGCGCTTGAGGACGTCCTTCAAGCCGGTCCAGCGCTTGAGGACGTCCTTCGAGCCGTCCGGCGCTTGAGGACAAGGCCCCGGCCAGAAACCGCGACAACGCTTCCAAGCCCGCCCGACCACCCCCAGCCCGTCCGGCGCTTGAGGACATCTTTCAAGCCCGTCCGGCGCTTGAGGACACTTTTCAAGCCCGTCCGGCGCTTGAGGACGTCCTTCAGCCCGTCCGGCGCTTGAGGACAAAGCCCGAGCCGCAATCACCGCGCCCCCACCCAAGCCCGTCCGGCAAGGACAAGGCGGCTGCCGGGACGCCCCGGCAGCCGCCTCACCTCACCGCCACACCACGCCTACACGTGCGTACGCAGCAACGTCCGCATCGTCCGCATGGCCACCGACAGGTTCGCCAGGTCGAACGCGTCCGACCCCTGGATCTCCTCCAGCGTGGACCGCGACCGCGCCAGGATCGCCGCGTTCTTCTCCTCCCACGCCTCGAACCGCTCCTGCGGCGAGGACGCCCCGTCGCCCACGCTCAGCACATCGCCCGTGAGCGCCGCGTGCGCCGCGTACAGGTCCTCACGGATGGACGCACGGGCCATGGACTGCCAGCGGTCGGCCCGCGGCAGCTCGATGATCCGGTCCATCAGCTGGGTGATCCCCAGCCGGTCCGCGAGGTCGTAGTACACCTCGGCGACGGCCAGCGGATCCTTGCCCGTACGGTCGGCGATCGCCACGATGTCGAGCGCCGGGAAGGCGGACGAGAAGCCGGCGACGCGCTGCGCCAGCTCGTCCGGGACGCCCGCCTCGGTGAGCTCGTCGAGGATGCCCTGGTACCACTCCTGGTCGGCACCCTTCAGCATCTTGGGCAGCCCGGCCCACACCTGCTCGACGCCGTCGCGGAAGAAGTCGACCGTCTCGGAGATGGCGAGCGGCTGCGGCCGGTTGCCGAGCAGCCAGCGCGAACCCCGCTCGACGAGCCGGCGCGAGTGCAGCCGGATACGGGTCTGCACAGCGGCGGCGACCTTGTTGTCGAGGGCCTCGACGGCGTCCCACACCTGGCTGAGCCCGAAGATCTCGCGGGCCGCGAACTGCGCCCGCACGATCTCCTCGATCGAGGCACCGGTCTCTTCCCG comes from Streptomyces sp. Mut1 and encodes:
- a CDS encoding ABC transporter ATP-binding protein, which codes for MAEHTDSAVPTVVVDDVHITYKVNGARAGRGSATSALSRIASRRKSPGVREVHAVKGVSFAAYKGEAIGLIGSNGSGKSTLLKAIAGLLPATKGRVHTHGQPSLLGVNAALMNDLTGERNVVLGGLAMGMTRAEIRERYEEIVDFSGINEKGDFITLPMRTYSSGMGARLRFSIAAAKNHDVLLIDEALSTGDAKFQRRSKDRIIELRRLAGTVFLVSHNNKSITETCDRALWLEAGTLRMDGPAKEVVAAYEKSTRPDRRTK
- a CDS encoding ABC transporter permease, with translation MHEPPVYEPPVYGSGELAALAARHGLTVSGARPSLPAYVRQLWGRRHFITAFATAKLTAQYSQAKLGQIWQIMTPLLNATVYYFIFGILMKTKHGVPDYVPFLVTGVFIWTFTSSSITAGTRAISGNLGLVRALHFPRASLPIALALQQLQQLLFSLGALTLILLAFGQYPRPSWLLAVPALALQAVFNTGVSMVVARLAARTPDIAQLTPFILRTWMYASGVMWSMDTMLRGNSVPHVVKLALELNPAAVFIDLMRFALIDSFGAGQLPPHVWAVAAGWALICGVGGFIYFWKAEESYGRG